A genomic segment from Desulfovibrio sp. encodes:
- a CDS encoding heavy metal translocating P-type ATPase, producing MRFFIVHELRGITTPDSGRMRVRSSCSLGGGRAEALAGALASLEGITDVRANTLVGSLLIFYDSEESRVTALTLLLGAADANGQFGQSDLPAETGHAPGNGLMPLVRYIFVRPFLPLALRVINSVVGALPYIFKGLGALLRGTLSVDVLDAAAIGASLLMGDFRTVSMLTLLLGLGETLEDWTRRRSMASLTESLALNVENVWLLVDGTEISVPLAQVREGDLVVVHAGGSIPVDGQVVEGCGLVNQSSMTGEPLGVHRAEGASVYAGTALEEGRLVIRARHVGDGTRLRQVVKFIEESESLKAGVQGKFEKLADMAVPFTFGLAGLVWLITRDFRRASSVLLVDYSCALKLATPLAVLASMREGARHGIAIKGGRYLEALSEADTLVFDKTGTLTQASPKVVEVVPAQGFERDEVLRVMACLEEHFPHPVARAVVRKAEEEGLQHAEEHAHVEYVVAHGVASTLHGKKMRVGSRHYIEHDEGVDLSPLADVIAEQASLGRSLLFMSEDGVAAGLVAIEDPLRPEAARVVETMRALGMRRVLMLTGDDERTARAVAAQVGITEFRAQVLPTDKARIVQELAAEGCKVLMVGDGINDAPALSAAHVGVAMSDGTDLAREVANVLLTHPSLEGLINARMLGNHTLKRIHGNFVATMTLNTLFLMGGLFMVLGPGVSALLHNVTTLGVALNAMRPHLPASLPGEELHYERHPSA from the coding sequence ATGCGTTTTTTTATTGTTCATGAGTTGCGTGGCATCACAACGCCAGATTCAGGTAGAATGCGCGTCCGCTCGTCCTGCAGCCTTGGCGGCGGACGGGCAGAAGCACTTGCCGGAGCCCTGGCATCTCTTGAAGGCATCACCGACGTGCGCGCCAATACCCTGGTTGGCAGTCTGCTTATTTTTTACGACAGCGAAGAAAGCCGGGTTACAGCTCTCACCCTGTTGCTTGGCGCGGCCGATGCCAACGGCCAGTTTGGGCAGTCAGACCTGCCAGCTGAAACCGGGCATGCGCCCGGCAACGGCCTTATGCCTCTGGTGCGCTATATTTTTGTACGCCCTTTCCTGCCGCTGGCCCTGCGCGTCATAAACAGCGTTGTGGGCGCGCTGCCCTATATTTTCAAAGGTCTTGGGGCGCTGCTGCGCGGCACGCTGAGCGTTGATGTGCTCGACGCCGCAGCCATTGGCGCTTCGCTGCTTATGGGTGATTTCCGCACGGTCAGCATGCTCACCCTGCTGCTGGGCCTGGGCGAAACCCTTGAAGACTGGACTCGTCGCCGCTCAATGGCATCACTCACCGAGAGCCTTGCCCTTAACGTGGAAAACGTATGGCTGCTCGTCGACGGCACGGAAATTTCCGTACCGCTGGCCCAGGTGCGCGAGGGCGACCTTGTGGTTGTGCACGCCGGGGGCTCCATACCCGTGGACGGCCAGGTTGTGGAAGGCTGCGGTCTGGTCAACCAGTCGTCCATGACGGGTGAACCGCTGGGCGTACACCGCGCCGAAGGCGCATCTGTCTATGCTGGCACCGCGCTTGAAGAAGGCAGGCTGGTCATACGCGCCCGCCACGTTGGCGACGGCACTCGGCTGAGACAGGTTGTTAAGTTTATTGAAGAATCAGAATCGCTCAAGGCAGGGGTGCAGGGCAAATTTGAAAAACTGGCCGACATGGCCGTGCCCTTTACCTTTGGCCTTGCCGGGCTTGTGTGGCTGATTACCCGCGACTTTCGCCGGGCATCATCGGTGCTGCTGGTCGATTACTCGTGCGCACTCAAGCTGGCCACCCCGCTTGCGGTGCTGGCATCCATGCGCGAAGGCGCGCGCCACGGTATCGCCATCAAGGGTGGCCGCTATCTTGAGGCCCTCAGCGAGGCCGACACCCTGGTATTTGACAAGACCGGCACACTCACACAGGCCAGTCCCAAGGTGGTCGAGGTTGTACCGGCCCAGGGTTTTGAACGCGACGAAGTGCTGCGCGTCATGGCCTGCCTTGAGGAACACTTTCCCCATCCTGTGGCGCGGGCCGTTGTGCGCAAGGCGGAAGAAGAAGGCCTGCAACATGCCGAAGAACACGCCCATGTGGAATATGTGGTAGCGCACGGCGTGGCCTCGACCCTGCACGGCAAAAAAATGCGAGTGGGCAGCCGCCACTACATCGAACACGATGAAGGCGTTGACCTGTCGCCTTTGGCGGATGTCATTGCCGAACAGGCATCCCTTGGCCGCTCGCTGCTTTTCATGAGCGAAGACGGCGTGGCTGCTGGCCTTGTGGCCATCGAAGACCCCCTGCGCCCCGAGGCCGCCCGCGTGGTTGAAACCATGCGCGCACTCGGTATGCGTCGGGTGCTCATGCTCACCGGCGACGACGAACGCACTGCCCGCGCCGTGGCCGCGCAGGTGGGCATAACGGAATTTCGCGCTCAGGTGCTGCCCACAGACAAGGCCCGCATTGTGCAGGAACTGGCCGCAGAAGGCTGCAAGGTGCTGATGGTGGGCGACGGCATCAACGACGCCCCCGCCCTTTCAGCTGCCCATGTGGGCGTAGCCATGAGCGATGGCACTGATCTCGCCCGTGAGGTCGCCAACGTGCTGCTGACCCACCCAAGCCTTGAGGGCCTCATAAATGCCCGCATGCTGGGCAACCATACACTCAAGCGCATCCACGGCAATTTTGTGGCGACCATGACGCTAAACACCCTCTTTTTGATGGGCGGCCTGTTCATGGTGCTTGGCCCCGGCGTCTCGGCCCTGCTGCACAATGTCACGACACTGGGTGTGGCACTCAATGCCATGCGCCCCCACCTGCCAGCAAGCCTGCCCGGCGAGGAGCTTCATTATGAGCGCCATCCATCTGCTTAA
- a CDS encoding HMA2 domain-containing protein encodes MSAIHLLKYVRSFVDGRVRIRHPALRNEGVLRLAREKMGAIEGVQSVEGNSLSGSILITYDCKTIPRERLFAVGEAWARYLDAVNKGKDSPVPHF; translated from the coding sequence ATGAGCGCCATCCATCTGCTTAAATATGTGCGAAGCTTTGTGGACGGCAGGGTACGTATACGCCACCCCGCCCTGCGGAACGAAGGAGTGTTGCGACTGGCACGCGAAAAAATGGGCGCAATCGAGGGTGTGCAGTCTGTTGAAGGCAACAGCTTGAGCGGCTCCATACTGATCACCTACGACTGCAAGACAATACCACGCGAACGGCTCTTTGCCGTGGGCGAAGCCTGGGCACGCTATCTCGATGCCGTCAACAAGGGCAAAGACAGCCCAGTTCCCCATTTCTGA